The following proteins are co-located in the Primulina tabacum isolate GXHZ01 chromosome 11, ASM2559414v2, whole genome shotgun sequence genome:
- the LOC142517939 gene encoding calcium-dependent lipid-binding protein-like produces MGLISGMFMGILSGIVLMAGWQYMMRYRSDKRIAKAVDIKLLSSLDRDDLKKICGDNFPEWISFPVFEQVKWLNKQLGKLWPFVADAAEAVIKESVEPLLEQYRPTGITSLKFNKLSLGTVAPKIEGIRVQSLKEGQITMDIDLRWGGDPSIILAVEAALVASIPIQLKDLQVFTIVRAIFQLADEIPCISAVVVALLAEPKPRIDYTLKAIGGSLTAIPGLSDMIDDTVHSIVTDMLQWPHRIVVPIGGIPVDLSELELKPVGKLTVTVIRANELKNKELIGKSDPYVVVYIRPLVKVKTKVVDNNLNPVWNQTFELIVEDKETQSLILEVFDQDIGQDKRLGVAKLPLIELVADTAKEIELRLLPALDMLKIIDKKDRGTITVQVLYHEFNKEEQLAALEEEKRIIEERKKLKEAGVIGSTMDALDGAASIVGSGVGLLGTGLGAGAGIVGSGLGAVSSGLSKAGKFMGRTITGQSGASRRSGSSTPVNSVQENGGAKPL; encoded by the exons atgggtttaatatCGGGAATGTTTATGGGGATCCTGTCCGGGATCGTGTTGATGGCGGGTTGGCAGTACATGATGCGCTACCGTAGCGACAAGCGTATTGCGAAG GCAGTTGATATTAAATTGCTTAGCTCGCTTGACAGGGATGATCTGAAGAAAATTTGCGGTGACAACTTTCCAGAATGGATATCTTTCCCTGTTTTTGAGCAA GTGAAATGGCTCAACAAACAACTGGGCAAACTGTGGCCATTTGTTGCTGAT GCAGCAGAAGCTGTTATTAAAGAATCTGTTGAGCCATTGTTGGAACAATATCGACCAACGGGGATCACTTCTTTGAAATTCAATAAACTGTCTCTTGGAACTGTGGCACCAAAAATAGAAG GGATTCGTGTTCAGAGCCTTAAGGAAGGTCAAATCACAATGGATATTGACCTTCGGTGGGGTGGTGATCCAAGCATTATTCTAGCTGTTGAAGCTGCTCTTGTTGCTTCCATTCCCATCCAG TTGAAGGATCTTCAAGTTTTTACCATAGTTCGTGCTATATTCCAACTTGCAGATGAAATTCCTTGCATCTCCGCAGTTGTCGTTGCTCTGCTTGCAGAG CCAAAACCACGGATCGATTACACTTTGAAAGCTATTGGTGGAAGTTTAACAGCAATTCCTGGGCTTTCTGATATGATAGAT GATACTGTTCATTCCATCGTAACAGATATGCTGCAGTGGCCCCACAGAATTGTTGTTCCTATTGGTGGCATTCCTGTAGATTTAAG TGAGTTGGAGCTTAAACCAGTGGGAAAGCTTACTGTAACTGTCATAAGGGCAAATGAACTGAAAAATAAGGAGTTGATTGGAAAATCTGATCCGTACGTTGTTGTGTACATCCGTCCATTGGTTAAAGTCAAAACGAAGGTTGTCGACAACAACTTGAATCCTGTGTGGAATCAGACATTTGAGTTAATCGTAGAAGACAAGGAGACTCAGTCTCTCATTCTTGAG GTGTTTGATCAAGACATTGGGCAAGACAAGCGGCTGGGCGTTGCCAAGTTACCTCTGATCGAGCTGGTTGCCGACACAGCTAAAGAAATTGAATTGAGGTTGCTACCAGCActtgatatgcttaaaattatAGATAAGAAGGACAGAGGAACCATTACAGTTCAG GTGTTATATCACGAATTTAACAAGGAAGAGCAGTTGGCTGCCCTTGAAGAAGAGAAGAGGATcatagaagaaagaaaaaaactTAAAGAAGCTGGAGTAATCGGGAGCACCATGGATGCCCTCGATGGTGCTGCCTCAATAGTCGGTTCTGGTGTCGGTTTACTAGGAACTGGTTTAGGTGCTGGTGCGGGCATCGTAGGGAGTGGCCTCGGAGCTGTGAGCAGCGGTCTGAGTAAAGCAGGAAAGTTCATGGGCAGGACAATTACAGGGCAATCTGGTGCATCTAGGAGGAGTGGATCTTCCACGCCCGTGAACTCTGTCCAAGAAAATGGCGGTGCTAAGCCTTTGTAG